The DNA window ACGATCAAATGCTCTTACCATTGCCCGTCGCCTCGGACTTGATCCTGAGATTCTGGAAGCAGCAAAAAACAAAATGGGAGGCGATTCCGAAGATATTAACCAAGTGATTGCCGGGTTAGAAAATCAACGGCGAGAACAAGAAGAAAAAGCCCAAGAAGCCCGTCAATTACTGGAACAAGCGGAAAAATTCTATCAAGAAGTTTCCAGTCGCGCCCAAGCCTTAGAAGCCCGAGAAGCGGACTTAAAACGCTCTCAGGAACAAGCCGTCAATGAAGCAGTTTCCGAAGCCAGACAAGAAATTGCGCAAGTGATTAAGCAGTTGCAGCAGGGCGAAAAAACCGGACAAGCTGCGCAAAAAGCCACAGCAACGGTTAATGAAATTGCCACTCGTCATCGTCCAAAACAAGAAACTCCTAAACCCAAACCCAAGTATCAACCGCAAGTTCGGGAACAAGTGCGCCTTCCCAAGTTGAGTCAAACTGGAGAAGTCTTAACTGAACCGAACGCAGAAGGAAAACTGACCATTCGTTTGGGGTTAATGAAAATGACCGTTTCTCTGGCGGATATCGAATCTTTAGACGGAAAAAAACCGGAACTTCCGCAAAAGCAACAAAAAGCATCGACTTCCACGGCGAAAAAGCCTGCGAGTGGGGCACCAACCGTGCGCACCGAAAGGAATACCCTCGATATTCGCGGTTATCGGGTTGCCCAAGCCGAAAGTCAACTGGAAAACGCCATTCGCTCTCAAACCAGTGCTGCACTATGGGTTATTCATGGCAAAGGAACTGGGAAACTGCGGCAGGGTGTACAAGAATTTCTGAAACAGCATCCGCAAGTAGAACGCTATGAAACGGCACCTCAAAATGAGGGGGGGTCTGGGGTCACTGTGGCTTATTTGAAATAATTGCATCTTTTTACCGATGAATCGGTTTTCAATTAAATTGATTTGCTGATTTGCGTCATCCTAAGAAATGGCACTACTGAGGCTAATAACCTCTGCAACAGGGAAGTTAAAAGCAAAGTTATCCTTGATATTGTTGCAATAAGCGAGTTAAATACTCCACAGAAGCTCGAGGCGAAGGACGAGGTAAAGTTTCTTCTTGGTTAGCCCGTTCTATACACAATACCGGAATAGAATATTGATAGGCTTGAAACCAATCGTCCCGCGTGGTGATATCTCGAATTTCTAAGTCAACAGAAATTGTGCTGATTTGTTCTAACTTTTCTTGTAGTCCCTCACAAAGGTGGCAACCCGGCTTGGAATATAAAATTAAGTGCATCATTGCCTTTCTCATGCCTCAGTCACGTTAATGTTAAACTAAACGAGAGCAAAGAATCCAGCACGCTCGGATTCTTGATCGACTGCTCACTGACAGCATCGTCGTCTTTCACAAGTGGGTCGCGCCCGCTTTTTTTATTGTCTGCAAGTCGGATCATGACACATCCTTTGATTCCCCAAATCACCCAAATTGCTACCCCGATCGCGCAAAACCTCGGCTTAGAAGTTGTCGAAGTGGCGTTCTTAACCAACGAAAGTCCCCCCATCTTGCGGGTGGAAGTGCGTAATCCAGAAGAGGACACCAGTCTCAATGACTGCGAACAAATGAGCCGCACCTTAGAAGCAGAATTGGATTTGGCGGAAGTGATTCCGGATGCTTATGTGTTGGAAGTCTCCAGCCCGGGAATTTCAGAACAATTGACGCGCGATCGCGAATATGAAAGTTTTAAGGGTTTTCCTGTCTTGGTGAGCACGGATCCACCCTATAAAGGAAAACAAAAATGGCAGGGAACGCTCAATCGGCGTGATGAAACGACGGTTTATATCAATCAGAAAGGACGACTGATTAAAATTCCCCGTAATGTCATCCAGACGGTAGAACTGGATACCCCATCTTAGAAAGGGGAGAGAGGGAGACAAGGGGAAGGGGTTACCCAATGACTAATAACGAATAACTAAATAAAGGAGATTAAAATTTATGGCTATTGTCAGTTTACCGGGTTTAGGCCGGATGATTGAAGAAATTAGTGAAGGACATAATTTACCGCCGAGTGCGGTCAAAGCAGCGCTGCAAGAAGCTTTATTAAAAGGATATGAACGCTATCGCCGATCGCGCACCCTCGATCGCGATCAATTTAGTGATGACTACTTCGATAATTTTGAAGTGCAACTGGATGTGGAAGAAGAAGGCTTTATGGTTCTTGCCACCAAAGAGATTGTGGAAGAAGTGGAAAATTCGGATCATCAAATTGGCTTAAAAGAAGTGCAAGAAGTCGCCGATGAAGCCGAACTTGGAGATAGCGTCGTTCTCGATGTGACGCCTCAGCAAAAAGAATTCGGGCGCATGGCTGCAATTCAGACCAAGCAAGTGCTGATGCAGAAATTGCGCGATCAAGAACGCCGGATGATTCAAGAAGAATTCCAAGACTTAGAAGAAACGGTCTTGCAAGCGCGCGTGATCCGCTTTGAACGACAATCGGTGATTATGGCAGTCACCAGCGGCTATGGTCGTCCAGAAGTGGAAGCCGAACTCCCTCGCCGTGACCAACTTCCCAATGATAATTACCGCGCCAATGCTACCTTTCGCGTTTATCTGAAAAAAGTTCGTGAAGGGGTCGGTCGCGGACCGCAACTGATTGTCTCTCGGGCATCAGCGGGCTTAGTCGCCTACTTGTTTGAAAACGAAGTGCCCGAAATTCAAGATGAAGTGGTCAGAATTGTCGCGATCGCGCGGGAAGCCAATCCCCCCTCTCGCAATGTGGGATCGCGGACGAAAATTGCCGTCGATACCCTTGATCGCGATGTTGATCCGGTAGGTGCTTGCATTGGGGCGCGAGGATCACGCATTCAAGCAGTTGTTAATGAACTGCGAGGGGAGAAAATTGATGTCATTCGCTGGTCTCCTGACCCGGAAATCTATATCAAAAATGCCCTCAGTCCCGCTCAAATCAATCGTGTGGTTTTAATGGACACCGAACAACGGCACGCCCAAGTTCTGGTTCCAGAAAATCAACTCAGTCTCGCGATCGGGAAAGATGGACAAAACGTTCGTCTCAGCGCTCATCTGACCGGTTGGAAAATTGATATCAAAGAAGTCAATCAATACCAAGAACTCCCAGAAGACACGGAAACGTGGGACGAATCAGAAACAGAGACTGGAGAAGTCTTTTCCCCAAATTCTGAAGATTCTGAGGAAACAGTAGAAGCGCAAGCCTCTCCCCTAGAAGTTAATATGGATGATTGAAAGTAATGTTAGTAACATGACTCGGGAGGATAACTGTGGCAACTGAAGTTCTAGATAAGCCCGCGATTCAGACCGTTGAGAAAAATCAAACCGTTCGCAAACCCGCCCCTCGGTATCGGGTACTCCTCCACAATGATGACTTTAATGGGATGGAGTATGTGGTAGAGACTTTATTACAAACTGTGCCCAGCCTGACTCAACCCCAAGCCGTGGATATTATGATGGAAGCTCATAACTCTGGCGTCTCTTTAGTGATTACTTGCGCTCAAGAACACGCCGAGTTCTACTGTGAAACGCTCAAAAATCATGGGTTGACCAGTACCATCGAGCCAGATGAATAACTAAGCTGCAATCGCTTTGATTTCTAATCGGATTCAAGCCTTACCCAATCATGTCATTCAACAAATTGCAGCCGGGGAAGTGATTTCCTCGACGGCAGCTGTTGTGCGTGAATTGGTGGAAAATGCCCTCGATGCGAAGGCAAATCGGCTGACCATTGCGCTGGATGCCCAACTCTCTCGCATTCAAGTTGCGGATAATGGGGAGGGAATGAGCTTAGAGAATTTACGCTGTTGTGCCTCCCCTCATACCACCAGTAAAATTCGAGCCTTTGCCGATCTGCAAAAAGTGGT is part of the Cyanobacteria bacterium GSL.Bin1 genome and encodes:
- a CDS encoding glutaredoxin family protein, whose protein sequence is MHLILYSKPGCHLCEGLQEKLEQISTISVDLEIRDITTRDDWFQAYQYSIPVLCIERANQEETLPRPSPRASVEYLTRLLQQYQG
- the rimP gene encoding ribosome maturation factor RimP; protein product: MTHPLIPQITQIATPIAQNLGLEVVEVAFLTNESPPILRVEVRNPEEDTSLNDCEQMSRTLEAELDLAEVIPDAYVLEVSSPGISEQLTRDREYESFKGFPVLVSTDPPYKGKQKWQGTLNRRDETTVYINQKGRLIKIPRNVIQTVELDTPS
- the nusA gene encoding transcription termination factor NusA; translation: MAIVSLPGLGRMIEEISEGHNLPPSAVKAALQEALLKGYERYRRSRTLDRDQFSDDYFDNFEVQLDVEEEGFMVLATKEIVEEVENSDHQIGLKEVQEVADEAELGDSVVLDVTPQQKEFGRMAAIQTKQVLMQKLRDQERRMIQEEFQDLEETVLQARVIRFERQSVIMAVTSGYGRPEVEAELPRRDQLPNDNYRANATFRVYLKKVREGVGRGPQLIVSRASAGLVAYLFENEVPEIQDEVVRIVAIAREANPPSRNVGSRTKIAVDTLDRDVDPVGACIGARGSRIQAVVNELRGEKIDVIRWSPDPEIYIKNALSPAQINRVVLMDTEQRHAQVLVPENQLSLAIGKDGQNVRLSAHLTGWKIDIKEVNQYQELPEDTETWDESETETGEVFSPNSEDSEETVEAQASPLEVNMDD
- the clpS gene encoding ATP-dependent Clp protease adapter ClpS, which produces MATEVLDKPAIQTVEKNQTVRKPAPRYRVLLHNDDFNGMEYVVETLLQTVPSLTQPQAVDIMMEAHNSGVSLVITCAQEHAEFYCETLKNHGLTSTIEPDE